CAGTGGGGAGAGAGCAGTGAGCTACACTGGACAGTGAGGGCAGCACTGAGCTACAGTGAGCAGTGGGGGACAGCAGTGAGCTACAGTGGACAGTCATTAGCAGCAGTGAGCTTCACTGGACAGTGGGGGGACTGCAGTGAGATACACTGGACAGCAGCAGGCAGCAGTGAGCTACACTGGACAGCGGGGGGACAGCAGTGAGATACAGTGGACAGTGGGGGAACTGCAGTGAGATACAGTGGGCAGCGGGGGGCACCACTGAGCGTCACTGGACCGCGGTGGGTAGCAGTGAGCTACACTGGACAGTGGAGGGACTGCAGTGAGATACACTGGGCAGCGGGGGCAGCAGTGAGCGTCACTGGACCACGGGAGGTAGGAGTGAAATACAGTGGACTGTGGGGGGACAGCAGTGAGCTACACTGGACAGCGGGGGACAGCAGTGAGCTACACTGGACAGCGGGGGACAGCAGTGAGCTACACTGGACAGCGGGGGACAGCAGTGAGCTACACTGGACAGCGGGGGACAGCAGTGAGCTACACTGGACAGCGGGGGACAGCAGTGAGCTACACTGGACAGCGGGGGACAGCAGTGAGCTACACTGGACAGCGGGGGACAGCAGTGAGCTACACTGGACAGCGGGGGACAGCAGTGAGCTACACTGGACAGCGGGGTGCAGCAGTGAGCTACACTGGACAGCGGGGTGCAGCAGTGAGCTACACTGGACAGCGGGGTGCGGCAGTGAGCTACAGTGGACAGCGGGGTGCGGCAGTGAGCTACAGTGGACAGCGGGGTGCAGCAATGAGCTACACTGGACAGCGGGGTGCAGCAGTGAGCTACACTGGACAGCGGGGTGCAGCAGTGAGCTACAGTGTCAGCCTGGCTATCGGGGAGCTGGGTATAACTGTTGCTCTCAGCATCACTTCGTGTTGAAGTCACCAAACCATTAAACCCCTCGGTGCTGGTTTCCAcgctggagtttaattcagataaatgcgaggtgctgcattttgggacaacaaatctgagcaggacttatacgccaCAACATCGGGAAGACGTGAATGCATtggggagagtgcagaagaggtttctcAGAATAGGTTCCAGGAATAAGGTTCTCAGTAAAGGGGGAAAATTGGCGAGGTTAGGATGGCTTTTCATCGGGAGGAGGAGATTTGAGAGCTTTTAAAACCtgcacagaatccctatagtgtggaaacaggcccactgCCAACcaaacccacaccaaccctctgaagaaatacccacccagactcacccccccctaccctatccctataatcccacatttcccatggccaatccaccctgacctgcacacctttggactgtgggaggaaaccggagcacccggaggaaacccacgcagacacggggagagtgtgcaaactccacacagacagttcataagatattggagccgaatcagaccattcggcccaatgtGTGTGCTCTGCAGTTCGATCAGGGCTGATACACCCCCCCCATTTTCccaccttctctccatatcccttcagacCGGCTGCTGGGCTCCGTGAGGCAACAccgtgaaccactgagccaccgtgccgtcctgacagacagacagacagacagagggggaGAAACCTCTGGTTTGTCAGGGGATCAGGCTCAcggcacagatttaaaacaaagtctTTCCAAGTGAGAAAagcttcttcactcagtgagCAGATAAGATCTGGAAATGTTGTGAATCGAGGCTTCAAAGAGGTTATTCGAACAGAGTAGCTGTGCAGGACGGACAAAGAGAAGGCCAGAGATTGGCACCCGGTTAAAACGCTGTGTGAGCTAGTACAGacatgggctcaatggcctcatTCCGCCTCACACCAGGTTTGTGACACCCACTGGCTCTCTGTTTGAATATTGAAACGCGACAGTATAGACAGTCCAAGTGCCCCCTCCTTCTCATATTCACTGATCCTTTCATATTGTTCTTTGATTGTGTTACCACTGTCCCGCACTTTTACTCTCACCTTTGACCTCCAACTTCTTTCACCTCCAGCAAGTCCCTCCTGGTTGAACCAATTTTCCACCCACCCATCCTTCCTTCCGGCTATAGATTTCCCCGTGTTCTGGTTCGAAGGAGCAGTGTTTTCCAGGGGGTGAGGTGTTGACAGGGTCTCGCAGTGCGTACAGACAGAGCTGTTGTGAATGGTGCCGTTACTCTGTGGGGTCAGTGCGCTTGGATTTACCAGtcagacaggaggctggaggaacacagcaagtcaggcagcaccaggaggtggaggggtcaacgttttgggtgtaaacccttcttcaggagcacgTCGTTCAGGGTTCTGAAGGTTCCCAGGGCAAGCTGTGCGGCACGCACTGCCTCCAGCCTCAGGAGAGTGGTGTTTGAGGTGTAGCCCTGCACAGTGAcgggccacactgaccctccctcctGAGTGACTGACTCACTCCCTGACCCTTTGATctcaaacacccccccccccccccgctccgcGCTCCTCTCCCTGCACAGTTACCTGCTTCCGTGGCACAGATGTAGTGATAGTTGAAGGGACATCCCTTGTAGTAGCAGCCCAGGGTCGCTCCAGGCTCCTGGCAGTGAGAGCATTTCTAGAGAGGAGGACAGGTCAGAGGTCAAACAGAGATACCCACCACACAGGGGCATCCAGCCAATCACGACCCAGGGAGGGGGGAGAGCAAAGTGGGGGAATGGGCGATGGaagggggagggaatgaagggaATAAGGGAGGAAAGGGGGGGGGNNNNNNNNNNNNNNNNNNNNNNNNNNNNNNNNNNNNNNNNNNNNNNNNNNNNNNNNNNNNNNNNNNNNNNNNNNNNNNNNNNNNNNNNNNNNNNNNNNNNNNNNNNNNNNNNNNNNNNNNNNNNNNNNNNNNNNNNNNNNNNNNNNNNNNNNNNNNNNNNNNNNNNNNNNNNNNNNNNNNNNNNNNNNNNNNNNNNNNNNNNNNNNNNNNNNNNNNNNNNNNNNNNNNNNNNNNNNNNNNNNNNNNNNNNNNNNNNNNNNNNNNNNNNNNNNNNNNNNNNNNNNNNNNNNNNNNNNNNNNNNNNNNNNNNNNNNNNNNNNNNNNNNNNNNNNNNNNNNNNNNNNNNNNNNNNNNNNNNNNNNNNNNNNNNNNNNNNNNNNNNNNNNNNNNNNNNNNNNNNNNNNNNNNNNNNNNNNNNNNNNNNNNNNNNNNNNNNNNNNNNNNNNNNNNNNNNNNNNNNNNNNNNNNNNNNNNNNNNNNNNNNNNNNNNNNNNNNNNNNNNNNNNNNNNNNNNNNNNNNNNNNNNNNNNNNNNNNNNNNNNNNNNNNNNNNNNNNNNNNNNNNNNNNNNNNNNNNNNNNNNNNNNNNNNNNNNNNNNNNNNNNNNNNNNNNNNNNNNNNNNNNNNNNNNNNNNNNNNNNNNNNNNNNNNNNNNNNNNNNNNNNNNNNNNNNNNNNNNNNNNNNNNNNNNNNNNNNNNNNNNNNNNNNNNNNNNNNNNNNNNNNNNNNNNNNNNNNNNNNNNNNNNNNNNNNNNNNNNNNNNNNNNNNNNNNNNNNNNNNNNNNNNNNNNNNNNNNNNNNNNNNNNNNNNNNNNNNNNNNNNNNNNNNNNNNNNNNNNNNNNNNNNNNNNNNNNNNNNNNNNNNNNNNNNNNNNNNNNNNNNNNNNNNNNNNNNNNNNNNNNNNNNNNNNNNNNNNNNNNNNNNNNNNNNNNNNNNNNNNNNNNNNNNNNNNNNNNNNNNNNNNNNNNNNNNNNNNNNNNNNNNNNNNNNNGGCGGGAACTGGGGGGAAGGTGTGTGAATGTTTGGATTGGTTCATTCAGTGTGCTATTCTGACTGGCGGTCAGTGATGAGTGGGTgtccctcagggatcagtgtggggACTGTGATTACTCACAatgtgtataaatgatttggagttgggaaccaTGTGTACAGTGCACCCAGAGATGATCGgctgagcaaagtgtgcagaggactgagagactttgcagaggaacatggatactttgagtgagtgggcaaagctctggcagatggaatacaatacgAATAAATGTGAGGATTACTTGAATGGTGAAAAGTTGCAgcgtgctgctgtgcagagggacttgggtgtccttgtgcatggatCTGGTCTGAGGGTTGGTCTGAGGGTACAACAGGGaattaaagcaaatggaattatgtccttcattgcaaaagggaTTGAGGTTAAATACAgagaggtaatgctgcagctgtacaaggtgctggtgaggccacccctggagtactgtgtgcagttttggtctcctgacttgagagaggatgtactggcactggagggggggCAGAGGAGGGTCACTCGGTTGATTCTGGAATGGGGGGGgcattggtttatgaggagagacaaaatagactgggattatactcactgaaattcagaagaatgtttagattagattaattccctacagcgtggaaacaggcccttcagcccaaccagtccacaccgatcctccaaaaagtaacccccccaagacccatttccctctgactaatgcacctgacactatttagcatggccaattcaccctgacctgctcacctttgggctgtgggagga
This genomic interval from Chiloscyllium plagiosum isolate BGI_BamShark_2017 unplaced genomic scaffold, ASM401019v2 scaf_11107, whole genome shotgun sequence contains the following:
- the LOC122546860 gene encoding keratin-associated protein 4-9-like, which codes for VETSTEGFNGLVTSTRSDAESNSYTQLPDSQADTVAHCCTPLSSVAHCCTPLSSVAHCCTPLSTVAHCRTPLSTVAHCRTPLSSVAHCCTPLSSVAHCCTPLSSVAHCCPPLSSVAHCCPPLSSVAHCCPPLSSVAHCCPPLSSVAHCCPPLSSVAHCCPPLSSVAHCCPPLSSVAHCCPPLSSVAHCCPPTVHCISLLPPVVQ